In Glycine max cultivar Williams 82 chromosome 7, Glycine_max_v4.0, whole genome shotgun sequence, a single window of DNA contains:
- the LOC100794336 gene encoding triose phosphate/phosphate translocator, chloroplastic translates to MESRVLSRAGTLSSLPHLRKPPREAVSSASLVAVKAVGSVADGGNLIWGRQLRPELCSPVLKREAVLLRPCLAAASSPAEGSDSAGEAKVAPAGFFDKYPALVTGFFFFTWYFLNVIFNILNKKIYNYFPYPYFVSVIHLFVGVAYCLVSWAVGLPKRAPIDSNLLKLLIPVAVCHALGHVTSNVSFAAVAVSFTHTIKALEPFFNAAASQFILGQSIPITLWLSLAPVVIGVSMASLTELSFNWVGFISAMISNISFTYRSIYSKKAMTDMDSTNIYAYISIIALIVCIPPAVILEGPTLLKNGFNDAIAKVGLVKFVSDLFWVGMFYHLYNQVATNTLERVAPLTHAVGNVLKRVFVIGFSIIVFGNKISTQTGIGTAIAIAGVALYSFIKARMEEEKRQAKAA, encoded by the exons ATGGAGTCGCGAGTGCTGTCACGCGCCGGAACCTTGTCCTCCCTCCCTCACCTCCGCAAGCCGCCGCGGGAGGCCGTCTCCAGCGCCTCCCTCGTCGCCGTGAAGGCCGTGGGCTCCGTCGCGGACGGCGGAAACCTGATTTGGGGGAGGCAGCTGCGCCCGGAGCTCTGCTCGCCGGTGCTGAAGAGGGAGGCTGTCCTCCTCCGGCCATGCCTCGCCGCCGCCTCCTCGCCGGCCGAGGGTAGTGATTCCGCCGG AGAAGCAAAGGTTGCTCCGGCGGGGTTCTTTGACAAGTACCCGGCTCTGGTCACcggatttttcttcttcacgtG GTACTTCTTGAACGTGATTTTCAACATCCTCAACAAGAAGATCTACAATTACTTCCCCTATCCATA CTTCGTATCGGTAATCCATTTATTCGTGGGAGTGGCGTACTGTTTGGTGAGCTGGGCCGTGGGCCTTCCAAAGCGTGCT CCTATAGACTCCAACCTACTGAAGTTGCTCATTCCGGTGGCTGTGTGTCATGCATTAGGCCATGTGACCAGCAATGTCTCATTTGCTGCAGTTGCTGTTTCTTTCACTCATACCATTAAAG CTCTTGAACCATTCTTCAATGCTGCTGCTTCACAGTTCATACTTGGTCAATCAATCCCCATCACTTTGTGGCTGTCACTGGCTCCTGTTGTTATTG GTGTGTCCATGGCATCTTTGACTGAGCTCTCGTTCAACTGGGTCGGCTTCATAAGTGCTATGATTTCAAACATCTCCTTCACATACCGAAGCATCTATTCAAAGAAAGCCATG ACTGATATGGACAGTACCAATATCTATGCCTACATTTCCATCATTGCTCTAATTGTCTGTATACCACCTGCCGTAATT TTGGAAGGGCCTACACTGTTGAAGAACGGCTTCAATGATGCCATTGCTAAAGTAGGTTTGGTCAAGTTCGTCTCAGATCTCTTCTGGGTTGGTATGTTTTACCATCTCTACAACCAG GTGGCTACCAACACACTGGAGAGAGTGGCTCCTCTCACTCATGCAGTTGGGAACGTACTGAAACGTGTATTTGTGATTGGATTTTCAATTATAGTCTTTG GTAACAAGATTAGCACCCAAACTGGTATAGGAACAGCCATTGCAATTGCTGGAGTGGCACTCTACTCGTTCATCAAAGCCAGGATGGAGGAAGAGAAGCGA CAAGCGAAAGCAGCATAA